In the Neomonachus schauinslandi chromosome 13, ASM220157v2, whole genome shotgun sequence genome, one interval contains:
- the MORN5 gene encoding MORN repeat-containing protein 5 — translation MEYTGSQYIGEYVDGRMEGVAEYILPTKTKYVGEMKDGMFHGQGTLYFPSGSRHDAIWEKGLVVKVSLNSPTWTHLEKSLRAVMTVEMASITRPQG, via the exons ATGGAGTACACAGGGAGCCAATACATTGGGGAATATGTAGACGGGAG GATGGAGGGCGTAGCCGAATACATCCTCCCTACCAAAACGAAATACGTCGGAGAAATGAAGGACGGCATGTTTCATGGCCAAGGAACCCTGTACTTCCCCAGCGGGAGCCGCCATGATGCCATTTGGGAAAAGGGACTGGTCGTGAAG GTATCTCTCAACTCACCGACATGGACCCACCTAGAAAAATCCCTCAGGGCTGTTATGACTGTGGAGATGGCTTCTATAACCCGGCCACAAGGATAG